A region from the SAR86 cluster bacterium genome encodes:
- a CDS encoding acyl-CoA dehydrogenase family protein has protein sequence MDLNFGTKYKDFKKEIKEFCKKYKGVHFTDSSKVPLSDSFKSGEIKMTRSDWQKKLIEKGYFARSIPVAYGGYGGESDIVKSRIIAEEFAKAKIPPPMGGQGIDMLVPTLLELGTEEQKQKYIKPTLHGEIIWCQGYSEPNAGSDLANLQTKGELIDGNWVINGQKIWTSTAQFSQMMFCLVRTEISATKHAGISYLLIPMDTPGIEIRPLVDMTLNAGFNEVFFTDVTIPEKNIVGKRGEGWAVANATLSHERGSLSDPNAMMNRLNSLIERMKQESVNGEKVINNPVYRDKLMKIQGKVIAFQSNSLRVLSAKVNKNQDVKIAGMIQKLVGTELRHELEGFAIDVMGELGTLYENSPNIRDGGSWQVAYMYFLGLIIGGGTSQIQKNIISERGLGMPREPKVQQGA, from the coding sequence GTGGATTTAAATTTTGGAACAAAATATAAAGATTTTAAAAAAGAAATAAAAGAGTTTTGTAAAAAATATAAAGGAGTGCATTTTACAGACTCATCTAAGGTGCCTCTATCTGATTCATTTAAATCAGGTGAAATTAAAATGACAAGATCAGATTGGCAAAAAAAACTTATTGAAAAAGGTTATTTTGCAAGATCGATACCAGTGGCATATGGGGGCTATGGTGGAGAGAGTGATATTGTTAAAAGCAGAATAATTGCAGAAGAGTTTGCAAAGGCAAAAATACCGCCACCAATGGGTGGTCAAGGAATTGATATGCTTGTTCCAACTCTTTTAGAACTTGGAACTGAAGAACAAAAACAAAAATATATAAAACCTACATTACATGGAGAAATCATATGGTGTCAGGGTTACTCAGAACCTAATGCTGGGAGTGATTTAGCAAATTTGCAAACAAAAGGCGAGTTAATTGATGGTAATTGGGTAATAAATGGGCAAAAAATTTGGACTAGTACCGCTCAGTTTTCACAAATGATGTTTTGCCTGGTGAGAACAGAGATCAGTGCTACAAAACATGCCGGAATAAGTTATTTGTTAATCCCAATGGATACTCCAGGAATTGAGATCAGGCCATTGGTTGATATGACTTTAAATGCTGGATTTAACGAAGTATTCTTTACGGATGTCACAATTCCTGAAAAAAATATTGTTGGTAAACGAGGTGAAGGTTGGGCGGTTGCAAATGCAACATTAAGCCATGAAAGGGGATCACTTTCAGATCCAAATGCAATGATGAACAGATTAAATTCACTTATTGAAAGAATGAAACAAGAATCTGTTAACGGTGAAAAAGTTATTAATAATCCAGTTTACAGAGATAAACTTATGAAAATTCAAGGAAAAGTAATTGCTTTTCAATCAAACTCGCTTAGAGTTTTATCTGCTAAGGTAAATAAAAATCAAGATGTAAAGATTGCTGGCATGATTCAGAAGCTTGTTGGGACAGAGTTAAGGCATGAACTTGAAGGTTTTGCCATAGATGTTATGGGTGAGCTAGGAACACTGTATGAAAATAGTCCTAATATTAGAGATGGTGGATCATGGCAAGTTGCATACATGTATTTTCTTGGATTAATAATTGGTGGAGGAACAAGCCAAATTCAAAAAAACATTATCTCAGAGAGAGGCCTTGGCATGCCAAGAGAGCCAAAGGTTCAACAAGGAGCGTAA
- a CDS encoding acyl-CoA/acyl-ACP dehydrogenase, whose translation MYFGLSEDQIFFQDNVKKFLEDNGPLDIVRKIANNDDMTTKEDLHKGIITLGINNILIPEENGGLGLDLLFATAISQSLGESIATLPFTGSYVMAPIAMKYGANKKQRNFYLNEMSKNNINFSVGFSEFFGSRNESNLEFSNNKISGKTFFVIDSDYATHLMVSDKNGQLGIVSMESSEIEIINLITVDKTRVFQEILFNNAEIDILESTSNSIEAVNNAIDAGRITIAADSLGASKAMLNKAIEYSKERKQFNRAIGSFQAVKHMCAEMASELEPCYSLLWHAAHSFDNNEKNKKIMACHAKSHISDVSKMISKKATEVHGGMGFTDLLGLHFWFKRIGVNRQLLGAPEIIREEAALFQGF comes from the coding sequence ATGTATTTTGGATTATCTGAAGATCAGATATTTTTTCAAGACAATGTAAAAAAATTTCTTGAAGATAATGGGCCTTTGGATATCGTCAGAAAGATTGCGAATAATGATGATATGACAACCAAAGAGGATCTCCATAAAGGAATTATAACTTTGGGTATCAATAACATTTTAATTCCTGAAGAAAATGGCGGGCTTGGATTAGATCTACTTTTTGCAACTGCAATTTCACAAAGTCTTGGAGAAAGTATTGCTACCCTTCCCTTTACGGGCTCGTATGTAATGGCTCCAATAGCAATGAAATATGGTGCTAATAAAAAACAAAGAAATTTCTATTTAAATGAGATGTCAAAAAATAATATTAATTTTAGTGTAGGTTTTTCAGAATTTTTTGGATCGAGAAATGAATCAAATCTTGAGTTTTCAAACAATAAAATAAGCGGTAAAACATTTTTTGTGATAGATTCTGATTATGCAACACATCTAATGGTATCTGATAAAAATGGTCAATTAGGTATAGTCTCTATGGAGTCTAGTGAAATTGAAATTATTAATTTAATTACGGTTGATAAAACTAGAGTCTTTCAAGAAATACTTTTTAATAATGCTGAAATAGATATTTTAGAAAGTACTTCAAATTCTATTGAGGCAGTAAATAATGCTATTGATGCAGGAAGAATAACAATAGCTGCTGACTCATTGGGTGCATCAAAAGCCATGCTAAATAAAGCAATAGAGTACTCGAAAGAAAGAAAGCAATTTAATAGAGCTATTGGATCATTTCAGGCTGTCAAACATATGTGTGCAGAGATGGCTTCAGAACTAGAACCATGTTATTCACTTTTATGGCATGCTGCTCATTCCTTTGACAATAATGAGAAAAACAAAAAAATTATGGCCTGTCATGCAAAATCACATATCTCAGATGTTTCTAAGATGATTTCAAAAAAAGCGACAGAAGTTCATGGCGGTATGGGCTTTACAGATTTATTAGGTTTACATTTTTGGTTTAAGAGAATTGGTGTAAATAGACAGTTATTAGGTGCACCAGAAATTATTCGAGAAGAAGCTGCGTTATTTCAAGGCTTTTAA
- a CDS encoding carboxy terminal-processing peptidase encodes MSISFINKNLVIFALLSSFLSSESYDFKEIDLSDEKMNLSKEIFRKLERNHFLKNKYLVDFNQNYIESLIDKLDENKMYFTEDEVFNFINLSNSEIKVNYDLELAYKIINLYFSRIVEYSNYQINLINQIEFDFEKKDFMDIYYEDNLWPIDKKSLKEIWKLSTKNDLLVLKLTEEASLDPKKDLVKRYNNRIKRISQQKEEDIFSLAINILTNQFDPHSSYLSPRSAEDFDMDMSLSLEGIGALLGTDDDYTRIVSLVPGGPAEKSGKISPDDKITRIRQTDSENFVDVVGWRIDEVVRLIRGDSGTKVEIELISSETGNGADRKKVILQREEIKLEDRAAKSKIYESDDGYKIGIVDLPSFYIDFNSYQDRDLNYRSSSKDVKKILEQFNENNVDAVVLDLRNNGGGALMEANRIIGLFVSSGPTVQIKYSAGYIQPWGSSRAVQIWKKPVIVLVNRYSASASEIVAAAIQDYNRGIVVGHRTFGKGTVQSLENLSSGQIKVTESKYYRIDGTSTQNKGVLPDIILPSTWDTESVGESSYSTSLSWDTIRPYKHKKFYLPDEFINVIKLEHSKRLENEPNLKYISQLKERYDLNKNKKVLSLNLDERNIQKSLRRSWLLQIENERRINLGYEPFKSYEDYDNTNNDPSILENEIDLKKDFLLIESTNIAIDFLNLSKSFMVSMNN; translated from the coding sequence ATGAGTATAAGTTTTATAAATAAAAATTTAGTAATTTTTGCCTTATTAAGCTCTTTTCTTAGTTCGGAAAGTTATGATTTTAAAGAAATAGATCTAAGTGATGAAAAAATGAATTTAAGCAAAGAAATATTTAGAAAACTCGAAAGAAATCATTTTCTTAAAAATAAATACTTAGTGGATTTTAATCAAAATTATATAGAGTCACTTATAGATAAATTAGATGAAAACAAAATGTACTTCACTGAGGACGAAGTTTTCAATTTTATAAATCTATCAAATTCTGAAATTAAAGTTAATTATGATTTAGAGCTTGCTTATAAAATTATTAATTTGTATTTTTCCAGAATCGTTGAATACTCAAATTATCAAATTAATTTAATTAATCAGATAGAGTTTGATTTTGAAAAGAAAGACTTTATGGACATTTATTATGAGGATAATTTATGGCCAATAGATAAAAAAAGTCTAAAGGAAATATGGAAGTTATCAACAAAGAATGATCTTTTGGTTTTAAAACTTACAGAAGAAGCTTCATTAGATCCAAAAAAAGATTTGGTTAAAAGGTATAACAATAGAATAAAAAGAATTTCTCAACAAAAAGAAGAGGATATTTTTTCGCTAGCTATAAATATTTTAACTAATCAGTTTGACCCTCATTCATCATACCTTTCTCCAAGATCAGCAGAAGATTTTGATATGGATATGAGTCTAAGTCTTGAGGGTATTGGTGCGCTTCTTGGAACAGATGATGACTACACAAGAATAGTTAGCCTGGTCCCAGGTGGGCCAGCCGAAAAATCTGGAAAGATATCTCCTGATGATAAAATCACAAGAATAAGACAAACAGATTCCGAAAATTTTGTTGACGTTGTCGGATGGAGAATTGATGAAGTTGTTAGGCTTATTAGAGGCGATTCGGGTACAAAGGTAGAAATTGAATTAATCTCTTCAGAAACTGGAAATGGCGCTGACAGAAAAAAAGTTATTCTTCAACGAGAGGAAATTAAACTAGAGGATAGAGCAGCAAAATCAAAAATATATGAATCTGACGATGGTTACAAAATTGGGATTGTAGACTTACCCAGTTTTTATATTGATTTTAATTCTTATCAAGATAGAGATTTAAATTACAGAAGTAGCAGCAAAGATGTAAAAAAAATATTAGAGCAGTTTAATGAAAATAATGTTGACGCTGTTGTTTTAGATTTAAGAAATAATGGTGGCGGCGCTCTAATGGAAGCAAATAGAATTATTGGATTATTTGTTTCATCTGGACCAACGGTACAAATAAAATATAGTGCTGGTTATATTCAACCATGGGGAAGTTCAAGAGCAGTACAAATTTGGAAAAAACCTGTGATTGTTTTAGTTAACAGATATTCTGCATCAGCCTCAGAGATAGTTGCTGCAGCAATTCAAGATTATAATCGCGGAATAGTAGTTGGTCATAGAACTTTTGGAAAAGGTACTGTGCAAAGCTTAGAAAATCTTTCAAGTGGGCAAATAAAAGTTACTGAATCTAAATATTATAGAATTGATGGAACAAGTACCCAAAATAAAGGCGTTCTTCCAGATATTATTCTTCCATCAACTTGGGATACAGAATCAGTTGGAGAGAGTTCTTATTCTACTTCCTTGTCATGGGATACGATAAGACCTTATAAACACAAAAAATTCTATCTTCCTGACGAATTTATAAATGTAATTAAGTTAGAGCATTCAAAAAGATTGGAAAATGAGCCTAACTTAAAATATATTTCACAACTAAAAGAAAGGTATGATTTAAATAAAAATAAAAAGGTTCTATCTTTAAATTTAGATGAAAGAAACATACAAAAAAGTTTAAGAAGGTCTTGGTTACTTCAGATAGAAAATGAAAGGAGAATTAATCTTGGATATGAGCCTTTTAAAAGTTATGAAGATTATGACAATACAAATAATGATCCTTCAATATTAGAGAATGAAATTGATTTAAAAAAAGATTTTCTTTTAATTGAATCTACTAATATAGCCATAGATTTTTTAAACTTAAGTAAATCCTTTATGGTAAGTATGAATAACTAG
- the xthA gene encoding exodeoxyribonuclease III → MKIVSFNINSIRARPHQLIHLRDTIDPDVIGLQETKVNDPDFPIEVIEEIGYHPEYWGQKGHYGVAILSKLKPTKTIKGFKDDIDEDQKRFIQCTYAVNNSEITIMNGYFPQGENIHHETKFPKKIKYYEDLKKHIEVLKKSKENLIVMGDFNVAPKDIDIGIGSENVKRWLRDGKTSFQPQEREMWNSIQNLGFVDSWRKKYPEDSSTYSWFDYRSRMFDDNPKRGLRIDHIMISNNLADAISNVGIDYDARAMEKPSDHCPVWVELKIP, encoded by the coding sequence ATGAAAATTGTATCCTTTAACATTAATAGTATAAGAGCAAGGCCGCATCAACTAATTCATCTGAGAGACACAATTGATCCAGATGTAATTGGATTGCAAGAAACAAAAGTAAATGATCCAGATTTTCCCATAGAAGTTATTGAAGAAATTGGATATCACCCAGAGTACTGGGGGCAAAAAGGTCACTATGGTGTTGCCATATTAAGCAAACTAAAACCAACTAAAACTATCAAAGGTTTTAAAGATGACATTGATGAAGATCAAAAAAGGTTTATTCAATGCACCTATGCTGTTAATAATTCAGAAATTACAATTATGAATGGTTACTTTCCACAAGGAGAAAATATTCATCATGAAACAAAATTCCCAAAAAAAATTAAATATTATGAAGATCTAAAAAAACATATTGAAGTTTTGAAAAAATCAAAAGAAAATTTAATTGTAATGGGCGATTTTAATGTTGCACCTAAAGATATTGATATAGGAATCGGTTCAGAAAATGTAAAAAGATGGTTAAGGGATGGAAAAACTTCTTTCCAACCTCAAGAAAGAGAAATGTGGAATAGTATTCAGAATTTAGGGTTTGTTGATTCTTGGAGAAAAAAATATCCAGAAGATTCATCTACATATTCATGGTTTGATTACAGGTCTAGAATGTTTGATGATAATCCTAAAAGAGGCTTAAGAATAGACCATATAATGATTTCAAATAATCTTGCTGATGCGATTTCTAATGTTGGTATAGATTATGATGCAAGAGCGATGGAAAAACCATCTGATCATTGCCCTGTTTGGGTTGAATTAAAAATACCTTAA
- a CDS encoding GNAT family N-acetyltransferase yields MKNNFEIRSPSTKEEWKNYENFRWEVLRKPLKMSHIPLQDNFEEISIHLMGITLKQKVIACGRFHLNNPNQGQIRYMGVSKNYRRLGIGSKIIKELERLAMNHGANHILLNARNNIVDFYRSLNYEVVGPYTSNIQIPHSTMKKDLS; encoded by the coding sequence ATGAAGAATAATTTTGAGATAAGATCTCCCTCAACAAAAGAAGAATGGAAAAATTATGAAAACTTTAGATGGGAGGTATTGAGAAAGCCACTAAAAATGTCGCATATACCTTTACAAGATAATTTCGAAGAAATTAGCATTCATCTTATGGGCATCACATTAAAGCAGAAGGTAATAGCATGTGGAAGATTTCACTTAAATAATCCAAACCAAGGGCAAATAAGATATATGGGTGTATCTAAAAATTATAGAAGGCTTGGTATAGGATCAAAAATAATAAAAGAGTTAGAAAGATTAGCTATGAATCATGGAGCAAATCATATTTTGCTAAATGCAAGAAATAATATTGTAGATTTTTATAGATCACTCAATTATGAAGTAGTTGGTCCCTACACTTCAAACATACAAATTCCACATAGTACAATGAAAAAGGATTTATCTTAA
- a CDS encoding nucleoside deaminase: MFSSAESSFMSLAMDQAKAAYQNNEVPVGAIIVKDNKVIGKGRNRVIENQNVSSHAEIEAITDASKKIKNYRLNRSTMYVTLEPCHMCLKAMIDARIDEVIFATLEPKTGSIISIDNFLDRIKLNHKVYFRYGLMKEKSEKLLKDFFKDRR, encoded by the coding sequence ATGTTTTCAAGCGCAGAAAGCTCTTTCATGAGCCTTGCAATGGATCAAGCCAAAGCAGCATATCAAAATAATGAGGTACCTGTCGGTGCAATAATAGTGAAAGACAATAAAGTAATTGGTAAAGGAAGAAATAGAGTAATTGAAAATCAAAATGTTTCATCTCATGCGGAAATAGAGGCAATAACAGACGCATCAAAAAAAATTAAGAACTATAGATTAAATAGATCAACTATGTATGTCACACTTGAGCCTTGTCACATGTGCTTAAAAGCAATGATTGATGCAAGAATTGATGAAGTTATTTTTGCAACACTTGAGCCTAAAACTGGCAGCATAATTTCAATTGACAATTTTCTTGATAGAATCAAGTTAAATCATAAGGTTTACTTTCGATATGGCTTAATGAAAGAAAAGAGCGAAAAATTACTAAAGGACTTTTTTAAAGATAGAAGGTAA
- a CDS encoding CIA30 family protein, producing the protein MLIQFRLPALIILLFSLNVHSMIIDNLDDKRGQWTAISDQVMGGISEVTFSEFTDGKEKFYRLEGNVSTKNNGGFIQSVIKFPVDANNFKGVRFTVRGTNDDYYLWLRTPASRFPWDRYIASFKPNEDWSIIEIPFSSLKKSNFYMPRKINLSKIRTIAFAAYGKDFEAKLDIANIELY; encoded by the coding sequence ATGTTAATTCAATTCAGATTACCAGCATTAATAATACTTCTTTTTTCATTAAATGTTCATTCTATGATCATTGATAATCTTGACGATAAAAGAGGTCAATGGACAGCGATTTCAGATCAAGTCATGGGAGGCATTTCAGAAGTTACTTTTTCAGAATTTACAGATGGTAAGGAAAAATTTTACAGATTAGAAGGGAATGTTAGTACTAAAAATAACGGTGGTTTTATTCAGTCAGTCATAAAGTTTCCTGTTGATGCCAACAACTTTAAAGGTGTTCGATTTACAGTCAGAGGAACAAATGATGACTATTATTTATGGTTGAGAACACCTGCAAGCAGATTTCCATGGGATAGATACATAGCTTCGTTTAAACCCAACGAAGACTGGAGTATTATTGAAATACCATTTTCATCTTTAAAAAAATCGAATTTTTATATGCCAAGAAAAATTAATTTATCTAAAATTAGGACAATTGCTTTTGCTGCGTATGGTAAGGACTTTGAAGCAAAACTAGATATAGCTAATATAGAGCTATATTAA
- a CDS encoding glycine cleavage system protein T: protein MSKTSLPLLIGIGARIRKSPYYESNLKYGVTGFTVYNKMYLPTSFSGPEKEYQSLINDVTFGDFAAERQIEINGPDAYAFVRYIQPRNLENCEIGYCKYIILTDTDGGIVNDACLLRLEENKFWISPGDGDVILWLQGIAINSGMNVTIHEPDVSPLQISGPKAGKLIQKLFDGKHDDLGYYKAEQTSLDDIPMVIARTGWSGELSYELYLQDRKLGNDLFEKVYKAAEEFSGRVIAPNSIRTIEGGLLSYGSDFGREHNPFTIGFGRLVDVDQEIDFIGKDALKKIKNEELKEKLVGLEIDGDPLIKAPENFWPVNNNDIKVGRISRAAFSPRLKKNIGLAILDIDFTLEGTEVLAVTPYGDLNAKVVKLPWYKAEKNTNLD, encoded by the coding sequence ATGTCCAAGACATCATTACCATTACTCATAGGAATTGGGGCGAGAATAAGAAAATCTCCATATTATGAATCTAATTTAAAATACGGTGTTACAGGTTTTACTGTCTATAATAAAATGTATCTTCCTACTAGTTTTTCTGGTCCTGAAAAAGAATATCAAAGTTTAATTAATGATGTTACTTTTGGTGATTTTGCAGCTGAACGTCAAATTGAAATAAATGGACCTGATGCATATGCCTTCGTAAGATATATTCAACCTAGAAATCTTGAAAACTGTGAAATTGGCTATTGTAAATATATTATTCTTACTGATACCGATGGAGGAATAGTTAACGATGCTTGTCTTCTTAGACTAGAGGAAAATAAATTTTGGATTTCACCGGGAGATGGTGATGTAATTTTATGGTTGCAAGGAATAGCTATAAATTCTGGAATGAATGTAACAATTCACGAACCAGATGTATCTCCTTTGCAAATAAGCGGACCTAAAGCTGGCAAACTGATACAAAAACTTTTTGATGGTAAACACGATGATCTTGGCTATTATAAGGCTGAACAAACATCGCTTGATGACATACCTATGGTTATTGCAAGAACTGGTTGGAGTGGGGAGCTTAGTTATGAACTATATCTTCAAGATAGAAAACTTGGAAATGATCTTTTTGAGAAAGTTTATAAAGCTGCAGAAGAATTTAGTGGCAGAGTTATTGCACCTAATAGCATTAGAACAATAGAAGGCGGTTTATTATCATATGGGAGTGATTTTGGTAGAGAGCACAATCCATTTACAATCGGGTTTGGGCGATTAGTTGATGTTGATCAGGAAATAGACTTCATTGGCAAAGACGCTTTGAAAAAAATTAAAAATGAGGAGCTTAAAGAAAAATTAGTTGGATTGGAAATAGATGGCGATCCATTAATCAAGGCGCCAGAAAATTTTTGGCCAGTAAATAACAATGATATTAAAGTTGGCAGAATTTCAAGAGCAGCTTTTTCACCACGACTTAAAAAAAATATTGGCCTTGCAATTTTAGATATTGATTTCACTTTAGAGGGCACAGAAGTACTAGCTGTAACACCATATGGTGATTTAAATGCAAAAGTTGTAAAGTTGCCTTGGTACAAAGCAGAAAAAAACACTAATCTTGATTAA
- a CDS encoding adenylyl-sulfate kinase, whose product MKILIMGLPGSGKTYLAERLQPLLNAAWYNADKVREMANDWDFSPKGRVRQSLRMRNLADFEKKHNRTVLCDFVCPTKETQNIFHPDIIIWMNTIKKGRYEDTNKMFENPTNVDYEVNEFNDKNHNEIAKKIIDNV is encoded by the coding sequence ATGAAAATTTTAATCATGGGATTGCCTGGAAGTGGTAAAACTTATTTAGCTGAAAGATTACAACCTCTTTTAAATGCAGCTTGGTATAACGCAGACAAAGTTAGAGAAATGGCTAATGATTGGGACTTTTCTCCAAAAGGAAGAGTTCGACAAAGCCTTAGAATGAGAAATTTAGCTGATTTCGAGAAAAAGCATAACAGAACAGTTTTATGCGACTTTGTATGCCCCACTAAAGAAACACAAAATATTTTCCATCCAGATATAATTATTTGGATGAATACAATTAAAAAAGGTAGATATGAAGACACTAATAAGATGTTTGAAAATCCAACTAATGTAGATTATGAAGTTAATGAATTTAATGACAAAAATCATAATGAAATTGCAAAAAAAATAATCGATAATGTTTGA
- a CDS encoding cytidyltransferase, translating to MFDPKKPTVLMLGRWQPWHEGHQELFKRCIRKTGQVVIQVRDVGGSSGGKNQDDNPFDWITVCGNIEAGLIKDNFHRGKEYEIILVPNIVNISYGRGVGYSIEEEVFEDEITNISATKIREKLRDEGKIK from the coding sequence ATGTTTGATCCAAAAAAGCCAACAGTTTTAATGTTAGGAAGATGGCAGCCATGGCATGAAGGACACCAAGAATTATTCAAAAGGTGTATAAGAAAAACTGGTCAAGTTGTTATACAAGTTAGAGATGTGGGCGGCTCGTCAGGAGGAAAAAATCAGGATGATAATCCATTTGACTGGATAACTGTATGCGGCAATATTGAAGCTGGATTAATTAAGGACAACTTTCATAGAGGAAAAGAGTATGAAATCATACTGGTGCCTAATATCGTAAATATTTCATATGGCCGAGGAGTTGGCTATAGCATTGAAGAGGAAGTTTTTGAGGATGAAATAACAAACATCAGTGCTACAAAAATTAGAGAAAAATTAAGAGATGAAGGAAAAATTAAATGA
- a CDS encoding cupin domain-containing protein, translating into MRRIVTGHNKEGKSMIMMDGPPPRSIGEEVGGLFELWNTDGDLIKTTDNNDRADSEIILSPIKNGTKFRYFQINPTPEGVPLDKLEEMAESAFRQIGAAHHRIDTSKHPAMHKTETIDYIILLKGDVTLILDEDEVKLQPFDVVVQRGTNHAWQNNGNEPALLIAVLIDSKLD; encoded by the coding sequence ATGAGAAGAATAGTTACTGGACATAATAAAGAGGGTAAATCAATGATTATGATGGATGGCCCTCCTCCAAGATCAATTGGAGAGGAAGTTGGAGGCCTATTTGAATTATGGAACACAGATGGCGATCTTATAAAAACAACCGACAATAATGACAGAGCGGACAGTGAAATAATTTTATCACCAATAAAAAATGGAACAAAATTCAGATATTTTCAGATAAACCCAACGCCCGAAGGAGTTCCGCTGGATAAGTTAGAAGAAATGGCAGAATCTGCTTTTAGACAAATTGGTGCTGCTCATCACAGAATAGACACTTCAAAACATCCTGCAATGCATAAAACAGAAACAATTGATTACATCATTTTATTAAAGGGTGACGTTACATTAATTCTGGACGAAGACGAGGTGAAATTACAACCTTTTGATGTTGTTGTTCAAAGGGGAACCAATCATGCATGGCAGAACAATGGAAATGAGCCTGCTCTGCTTATTGCTGTTTTGATTGACAGCAAATTAGATTAA
- a CDS encoding saccharopine dehydrogenase NADP-binding domain-containing protein, translated as MNNKYDFIIFGASGFTGKLVVEYVLKTYGFNSGINWAIAGRNKQKLLSIKADLDAPNDLEIFIVDSNDKISIDAMINKTKCVLTTVGPYQLYGSNIVEACVNSGVDYVDLCGEPGWMYEMIENHEEAAIKSGSRIIFSCGFDSIPFDLGVHFIQKETKKVYGKAASSVRARVIVMDGEFSGGTAASLKATMKSLKHKPELFEVLANPLSLSKIKDVTPQPQDSKPFYDEKLQSWVAPFFMAPINTKNIHRSNSLLNFPYGKDFKYNEMWASGPGDEGEKLSKLIASTNPLMGDNIPKPGEGPSKESREKGSYDIHFYADINDEFLSASVSGDMDPGYGSTSKMIAESAICIVKECNELVGGIYTPSSSMGVKLIVRLEKNAGLKFKLLN; from the coding sequence ATGAATAACAAATACGATTTTATAATTTTTGGCGCCTCAGGCTTTACTGGAAAACTAGTTGTTGAATATGTTTTGAAAACTTATGGTTTTAATTCTGGTATTAATTGGGCTATTGCAGGCAGGAATAAACAAAAACTGTTGTCAATAAAAGCAGATCTAGATGCCCCCAATGATCTCGAAATTTTCATTGTAGATAGTAATGATAAAATTTCAATCGACGCAATGATTAATAAAACAAAATGTGTTTTAACTACTGTTGGTCCTTACCAGTTGTATGGAAGTAATATTGTTGAGGCTTGCGTTAATTCTGGAGTTGATTACGTAGATTTATGTGGTGAACCTGGATGGATGTATGAAATGATTGAAAATCATGAAGAAGCCGCAATAAAATCAGGATCAAGAATTATTTTTTCATGTGGATTTGATAGTATTCCATTTGATTTGGGTGTTCATTTTATTCAAAAAGAAACTAAAAAAGTTTATGGTAAAGCTGCAAGCTCTGTTAGGGCAAGGGTGATCGTAATGGATGGAGAATTTTCTGGAGGGACAGCTGCATCTTTAAAAGCAACAATGAAGTCATTAAAACATAAACCAGAACTTTTTGAAGTGCTTGCAAATCCTTTGTCATTATCAAAAATAAAAGATGTAACACCACAACCTCAAGATTCAAAACCATTTTATGATGAAAAGTTACAATCATGGGTTGCACCATTTTTTATGGCACCAATAAATACCAAAAATATCCACAGATCAAACAGTTTGCTAAATTTTCCTTATGGAAAAGATTTTAAATACAATGAAATGTGGGCATCAGGTCCAGGTGATGAAGGAGAAAAACTTTCTAAGCTAATTGCATCAACCAATCCTCTAATGGGAGATAATATTCCTAAACCAGGTGAAGGACCATCAAAGGAATCAAGAGAAAAGGGAAGTTATGATATTCATTTTTATGCAGATATTAATGATGAATTTTTATCAGCTTCAGTCTCTGGCGATATGGATCCTGGCTATGGCTCAACATCAAAAATGATTGCAGAAAGTGCTATATGCATCGTAAAAGAATGCAATGAATTAGTTGGTGGAATATATACGCCATCTTCCTCAATGGGAGTTAAGTTGATAGTTAGATTGGAAAAGAATGCTGGCCTTAAGTTTAAACTCTTAAATTAA